The nucleotide window TACAGAACGAACTGAAGATGCGGTTGAGGATGTCGTCGGCGGTGGTCTGGCCGGTGATGGCGTCCAGCGGCCGCAGCGCGGTGTAGAGGTCGAGCAGGATCATTTCGTGGGGGATGCGGTTGCGCGCGGCCTGGGTGGCCGCGTCCAGCGCCGCCAGCGACTCCCGCACCAGCGCCTGGTGGCGCGCGTTGGTCAGAAAGCCGCTCTCCGCCTGCGCCCCCGCCTCTCCGCGCACGTGCCGCAGGATCTCCTCCCGCAATTCGGGGATGCCCTCGCCGGTCAGAGCAGAAGTCGGAAGGAAGTTCCCAGTTCCCGGTTCCCGGTTCCTGGTTGAGGCGCTGCGCAGGTCCCACTTGTTAGCGACGACGATGAAGGCGCGCTCGCCCACCTGGGCCAGCAGTTCCTCATCCTCGCGCGCGCGCGGCTGCGAGGCGTCGAGCACCACCAGCACCAGGTCCGCGTCGGCCAGCGCCTCCATGGATTTCTGGACGCCGAGGCTCTCGGCCTCGTCCAGCGCCTGGCGCAGCCCGGCGGTGTCCACCAGGTGCACGGGGATGCCGGCGAGCGCCACCGTCTCGCTCACCAGGTCGCGGGTCGTGCCCGGCGACGCGGTCACGATGGCGCGCTCGCGCTCCACCAGGCGATTGAAGAGCGAGCTCTTGCCCACGTTGGGACGCCCCACGATGGCCAGGGTCATGCCTTCGTGCACCACCTTGCCGTAGGCGAAGCTCTCCGCCAGCGCGGCCAGCGGCTCCCGCACCTGGAGGATGGAGTGGGCGATCTGCGGATCGGGAAGCACGGGCACGTCGTCCTCGGCGAAGTCGATGCCCGCCTCCAGCAGCGCGATCAGCCCCACCAGCTTTTCCTTGATAGGAGCGAGCCGGCGCGAGAGCGCGCCCTCCAACTGCTGCGCCGCCACCTTGGCCTGGTAGAGGGTCTGCGACTCGATCAGGTCGCGCACCGCCTCCGCCTGGGTCAGGTCCAACCGGCCATGCAGAAAGGCGCGCAGCGTGAACTCCCCGGGCTCGGCCAGGCGCGCGCCCCGCTCCAGGCACAGCTCCACCGCGCGCCGCAGCACCACGGGCGCGCCGTGGGCGGAGATCTCGACCACGTCGTCGGTGGTGTAGGAGTGCGGCTTCGGGAAGAAGGTGACCACCACCTCGTCGAGGCGCTCGCCCGACGCGGGCTCCACCAGTTCGCCGAAGAGGGCGCGCTGCGGCTCCAGCGCGCTCTTCAGGCGCAAGAGCGGCGCGGCGATGGCGCGCGCTTCCGGCCCCGACAGCCGCACCACCCCGATGCCGCCGCGCCCCGGCGGCGTGGACACGGCCACGATGGTGTCGTCCAGGTGCACGCGGTTATTTCACCACGAGAGGCACAGAGACACAGAGAAATTGCAGAATGCAGAGTTGAGAATGCGGGATGGGGCGGAGCGCCAGTTGCCTTGCTCCTTTTGCCTTCCTCTCTGTGCCTCTGTGTCTCTTGGGGTGACTAGGAGACCGTGGGCCTGCGCCCATTGTCGGTGGGCATGCCGCCCTGGGTCGCGCCGCGCTGCTTCTCCAGGCGCGCGAAGCCGGCCTGCATCTGCTCGTAGACGCGGTCGATCTTGTTGTGCAACTGCGCCACTTCCAGCTCCGCCTTGAGGTTGACCTCGTAATCCAGGTCGGCCTTCAGCCGGTCCTTCGCCGCCTGCCGGTTCTGGCTCATCATGATCACCGGGGCCTGCAGCGCCGCCAGCATGGAGAGGAAGAGGTTGAGCAGGATGTAGGGATAGGGATCGAAGGGATGGAGGGCCAGCAGCACCGTGTTGGTCACCACCCAGGCCACCAGCACGCCCGCGAAGGTGATGATGAAGGTCCAGGAGCCGCCAAAGGTGGCCACGCGGTCGGCGATGCGCTCGCCCAGGGTCAGCCGCTCCTCCTCCTCGACGTTGAGGTTGCGGGTGACGTGGGTGCGCAGCAGTTCGTCGGTAGTGCGCAGCCGCCGCCCCATCACCGTGAGCAGGTCGAGGGCGGCGTGAGGATGGTGGGTGACCAGGTCGAGCAGGTTCTCGCGGTCCAGGGTGAAGCAGTCGGTCTCCTCCACCGCCACCGCGGTGGCGGTGCGCGGCCCGCCATCGAACAGCGAGATCTCCCCGAAGACGTCGCCCGCCTGGTTCTCCCCCAGGATGATCTTGGAGCCCTCGGTGTCCTCGGAATAGACCTGGACCGCGCCTTGGCGCACGATAAAGAGGGCGTCGCCGGGGTCCCCGAAGGAGAAGATGGTCTCGCCCTTGTCGAAGTGGCGCTCGTCCAGCAGGCCGCCCAGCGTGGTGCGCTCCTCGGGATCGAGCAGCGCGAAGATCG belongs to Terriglobales bacterium and includes:
- the mnmE gene encoding tRNA uridine-5-carboxymethylaminomethyl(34) synthesis GTPase MnmE — encoded protein: MHLDDTIVAVSTPPGRGGIGVVRLSGPEARAIAAPLLRLKSALEPQRALFGELVEPASGERLDEVVVTFFPKPHSYTTDDVVEISAHGAPVVLRRAVELCLERGARLAEPGEFTLRAFLHGRLDLTQAEAVRDLIESQTLYQAKVAAQQLEGALSRRLAPIKEKLVGLIALLEAGIDFAEDDVPVLPDPQIAHSILQVREPLAALAESFAYGKVVHEGMTLAIVGRPNVGKSSLFNRLVERERAIVTASPGTTRDLVSETVALAGIPVHLVDTAGLRQALDEAESLGVQKSMEALADADLVLVVLDASQPRAREDEELLAQVGERAFIVVANKWDLRSASTRNREPGTGNFLPTSALTGEGIPELREEILRHVRGEAGAQAESGFLTNARHQALVRESLAALDAATQAARNRIPHEMILLDLYTALRPLDAITGQTTADDILNRIFSSFCIGK
- a CDS encoding DUF1003 domain-containing protein; this translates as MSADVTLLSEIPIFALLDPEERTTLGGLLDERHFDKGETIFSFGDPGDALFIVRQGAVQVYSEDTEGSKIILGENQAGDVFGEISLFDGGPRTATAVAVEETDCFTLDRENLLDLVTHHPHAALDLLTVMGRRLRTTDELLRTHVTRNLNVEEEERLTLGERIADRVATFGGSWTFIITFAGVLVAWVVTNTVLLALHPFDPYPYILLNLFLSMLAALQAPVIMMSQNRQAAKDRLKADLDYEVNLKAELEVAQLHNKIDRVYEQMQAGFARLEKQRGATQGGMPTDNGRRPTVS